The following are encoded in a window of Sulfitobacter sp. S190 genomic DNA:
- a CDS encoding PRC-barrel domain-containing protein, protein MNFLTQKSSTVALVALMAAAPGFALADAHKASETETEMEMPAKDDAALTETTEQVAEGTEDDAEMPVTDTADAATSTDMEEDTDTASTPTMDMDDTTETADVEDTAKPVEGQIVMQSDSTVLAEDLIGSNIYSSGGEVIGEVNDLILNLDGSVEGVVIGVGGFLGLGEKDVAVEMASLETMQTEDGLTRLMSNATKEDLEAAPAFVTAEEQRAQTDAAQPADGVVDG, encoded by the coding sequence ATGAACTTCCTGACACAGAAATCCAGCACCGTCGCCCTTGTCGCCCTGATGGCGGCTGCCCCCGGTTTTGCCCTGGCCGATGCCCACAAAGCGTCCGAAACCGAAACCGAAATGGAGATGCCCGCCAAGGATGACGCCGCGCTGACGGAGACGACCGAGCAGGTCGCCGAGGGCACCGAGGATGACGCGGAAATGCCCGTCACCGATACGGCCGACGCCGCAACTTCGACCGACATGGAAGAAGATACCGACACGGCATCCACACCCACGATGGACATGGATGACACCACCGAAACGGCCGATGTCGAGGACACAGCCAAGCCCGTCGAAGGGCAGATTGTGATGCAATCCGACAGCACCGTGCTGGCCGAGGACCTGATCGGCTCGAACATCTATTCCAGCGGTGGCGAAGTGATCGGTGAGGTCAACGACCTGATCCTGAACCTCGACGGCTCTGTCGAAGGTGTGGTGATTGGTGTGGGCGGCTTCCTTGGTCTGGGTGAAAAGGACGTGGCCGTCGAGATGGCGAGCCTTGAGACGATGCAGACCGAAGACGGGCTGACGCGCTTGATGAGCAACGCAACGAAAGAAGATCTCGAAGCGGCGCCCGCGTTCGTGACGGCGGAAGAACAGCGTGCGCAGACCGACGCCGCGCAGCCAGCAGACGGTGTTGTTGACGGCTAA